One window of the Amycolatopsis mediterranei genome contains the following:
- a CDS encoding caspase family protein: MKDIAVLNQALADQGTGLFADVDVTLLPEATSNRAVRALGAFFTKAHRDDVLLLYFSGHGKLDQLGRLHLCMHDTETTDLLSTAVSSMRINEFVEASRARNVVIILDCCYAGAFRGGGLGDAVAGPGRYVMTSCRGTQLANDASVDNGTSFFTQHLIEGLLYAADQDGDGYVSFSDVYAYVDRCLREDGKQIPQRRVDGDGDLHLARRQQAGTAAGNIGPAAHPADGAGADQVPPSTVVPPVSIEAVTSPTRRQRGWSRRRIAIVAAAAAGVIAAGVAAAVLLVPSGDSGDHAATPGSGSYTATAPWRIRVDGTGYGNGCTVTLTDTASGEAIPVPGNIYSVAQYQIDNTGSFKWQANDRNCFVTPFAGSGTAVLPFTQEQNGDTDAFLAPDQGVVVQVKDNNSGICTLRLLDATNGQELDVTKWAPGMGAVTLNPQGRTQVYIFDSNCVIQVSAHT; this comes from the coding sequence GTGAAGGATATCGCGGTGCTGAACCAGGCGTTAGCCGATCAGGGCACCGGCTTGTTCGCCGATGTCGACGTCACACTACTTCCCGAAGCGACGTCCAACCGGGCGGTGCGCGCGTTGGGCGCTTTCTTCACGAAGGCCCATCGGGACGACGTGCTGCTGCTTTATTTCAGCGGTCACGGCAAGCTCGATCAGCTGGGTCGCCTGCACCTGTGCATGCACGACACCGAGACGACCGATCTGCTGTCCACGGCCGTCAGCAGCATGCGGATCAACGAATTCGTCGAAGCGTCTCGGGCCCGCAATGTGGTGATCATCCTTGATTGTTGCTATGCCGGGGCGTTCCGTGGTGGCGGTCTCGGGGACGCCGTTGCCGGTCCGGGCCGGTATGTGATGACCAGCTGCCGCGGGACGCAGCTGGCGAATGACGCGTCCGTCGACAATGGTACGAGCTTTTTCACCCAGCATCTGATCGAGGGTCTTCTGTACGCCGCCGATCAGGACGGGGATGGTTACGTCAGCTTCTCGGATGTCTACGCCTATGTCGACCGCTGTCTGCGCGAAGACGGAAAGCAGATACCTCAGCGACGGGTGGACGGCGACGGGGACCTGCACCTGGCCAGGCGTCAGCAAGCCGGCACCGCCGCGGGCAACATAGGACCGGCGGCTCACCCTGCGGACGGCGCCGGAGCAGACCAGGTGCCGCCGTCGACGGTGGTACCTCCCGTTTCCATCGAGGCCGTCACCTCGCCTACGAGGCGACAGCGTGGCTGGTCTCGACGGCGCATCGCGATCGTCGCCGCGGCCGCGGCCGGCGTGATCGCCGCCGGGGTCGCCGCCGCCGTGCTGCTGGTTCCGTCCGGCGACTCGGGTGACCACGCGGCGACGCCCGGCAGCGGGTCCTACACCGCCACCGCGCCCTGGCGGATTCGCGTCGACGGCACCGGCTACGGAAACGGCTGCACCGTGACCTTGACCGACACGGCTTCCGGGGAAGCGATCCCCGTGCCCGGCAACATCTACAGCGTCGCGCAATATCAGATCGACAATACCGGGTCATTCAAGTGGCAAGCCAACGATCGGAATTGCTTCGTCACACCCTTCGCCGGCTCCGGCACGGCCGTCCTGCCGTTCACCCAGGAACAAAACGGCGACACCGACGCTTTCCTTGCACCCGATCAAGGCGTGGTCGTCCAAGTGAAGGACAACAATTCGGGGATCTGCACGCTACGCCTCCTTGACGCGACGAACGGGCAAGAACTGGACGTAACAAAATGGGCGCCAGGTATGGGCGCCGTCACCCTGAACCCGCAGGGCCGAACGCAAGTCTACATTTTCGACAGCAACTGCGTCATCCAAGTGTCCGCGCACACCTGA
- a CDS encoding DUF6294 family protein: MTDEAQSSNGETAETEAVVTSSKLEEVLSASTDELEPEEKSDTAAFQTAEFMWGTPLRSGDCTLSGLINGTLDKGPTLRLHDDGTAELLSRFFSTDDGDAWVVVRLALLDRNRTTLFTFPRFSSPGTVADNQVINWIAELGFPAVFFSSVTGANMTFSC, encoded by the coding sequence ATGACCGATGAGGCGCAGTCAAGCAACGGTGAGACCGCTGAAACCGAGGCCGTTGTGACCAGTTCTAAACTAGAGGAAGTTCTAAGCGCATCGACAGATGAACTGGAGCCGGAGGAAAAGTCAGATACCGCTGCCTTTCAAACTGCCGAATTCATGTGGGGCACCCCTCTCAGGAGTGGCGATTGCACGCTGTCCGGCCTTATAAACGGCACCCTGGACAAGGGTCCAACCCTTAGACTTCACGACGACGGGACGGCAGAGTTGCTGTCACGATTCTTCTCAACCGACGACGGAGATGCTTGGGTTGTCGTGCGTCTTGCTTTGTTGGACCGTAATCGAACGACTCTCTTCACGTTTCCGCGCTTTTCGAGCCCCGGGACTGTTGCGGACAATCAAGTTATCAACTGGATTGCCGAGCTCGGCTTTCCGGCTGTCTTCTTCTCGTCAGTCACCGGAGCAAATATGACATTCAGTTGTTAA
- a CDS encoding tetratricopeptide repeat protein, with the protein MFAALGLLVAGVVVLETVRHRAERIQAQLRPVEVQSRVFGALPRQAWQWQPRPLEEKAVREALGRRGRTALVALPGARGAGKSQLAAGYARWCLDQGYDLVAWINAESGPVSELAALAAHLGLPGVAEMAPEQAAAAVCRWLERDGRARRLLVFDNVDDPDVLHGYVPSAGSTKVLITTNRREFMTMAGIAVVEVGMFSPAEAREFLARATGLDPAGDGARLGEQLGWLPLGLAQAAAFIARTGISYAEYARLLQRQDLNETLRQQAGADHPGVLKATQLSLTGLAETDHSGDAARLLRVLSLLSPDGVSRDLLVQAEPQLGLHSGVWPAVSTLVTASLVTLGGVAQAAAYGEDRRVVAVHRLTALVVRHEARKPPGDDQKAALDTAAGLLDALTERFPGDQVALRRDELDELAAHLDAVLGHTDEPSPLLLAQANWIAGLLEQAGDLTRALPLFEQTLANRERLLGAEHPDTLTSRNNLAGAYKSAGRLNEAIALYEQTLADRERLLGDEHPSTLTSRNNLAYAYRSAGRLDEAIALYEQTLAVCERVLGAEHRNTLTSRNNLAGAYKSAGRLNEAIALYEQTLADRERVLGAEHPDTLTSQIDLASAYVSAGRLNEALALHEQSLAVCERVLGDEHPSTLTSRNNLASAYESAGRLNEALALFEQTLADRERLLGDEHPSTLTSRNNLAGAYESAGRLVEAIALYVQTLADRERLLGDEHPSTLTSRNNLAYAYRSAGRLDEAIALHQQTLADRERLLGTEHPDTLTSRNNLADAYKSAGRLNEAIALHQQTLPGRPSQKAH; encoded by the coding sequence GTGTTCGCTGCACTGGGGTTGCTGGTGGCCGGAGTGGTGGTGCTAGAGACGGTGCGGCATCGGGCCGAGCGGATCCAGGCGCAGCTACGTCCGGTCGAAGTGCAGTCTCGGGTGTTCGGGGCGCTTCCCCGTCAGGCGTGGCAGTGGCAGCCGCGGCCGTTGGAGGAAAAGGCGGTGCGGGAGGCGCTGGGGCGGCGGGGCAGAACGGCGTTGGTGGCGTTGCCGGGTGCGCGAGGCGCAGGCAAGTCGCAGCTGGCTGCCGGCTACGCCCGGTGGTGCCTCGATCAGGGCTATGACCTGGTGGCGTGGATCAATGCGGAGTCCGGGCCCGTGTCCGAGCTGGCGGCGCTGGCGGCCCATCTCGGGCTGCCGGGGGTGGCGGAGATGGCGCCAGAACAGGCGGCGGCCGCGGTGTGCCGGTGGCTCGAGCGGGACGGCCGAGCCCGGCGGCTGCTGGTGTTCGACAACGTCGACGATCCGGACGTACTGCACGGCTACGTCCCGTCGGCCGGCTCGACAAAGGTTCTGATTACCACCAACCGGCGGGAATTCATGACGATGGCCGGGATCGCTGTGGTCGAGGTCGGCATGTTCTCTCCCGCTGAAGCAAGGGAGTTCCTGGCCCGGGCGACCGGCCTGGACCCGGCCGGCGATGGGGCACGGTTGGGTGAGCAGCTGGGCTGGCTGCCGCTGGGGTTGGCTCAGGCTGCCGCGTTCATCGCCCGGACCGGGATCTCCTATGCCGAATATGCGCGGCTGCTGCAGCGTCAGGACTTGAACGAAACATTGCGTCAGCAGGCCGGAGCCGACCACCCTGGAGTACTGAAGGCAACCCAGCTCAGCTTGACAGGATTGGCCGAGACGGACCATAGCGGGGACGCGGCCCGGTTGCTGCGTGTGCTGTCGCTGCTGTCACCGGACGGGGTGAGCCGTGACCTGCTGGTGCAGGCCGAGCCGCAACTCGGCTTGCACAGCGGAGTGTGGCCTGCAGTCAGCACGTTGGTGACGGCATCGCTGGTCACGCTCGGCGGTGTCGCCCAAGCCGCCGCCTATGGCGAGGACCGTCGGGTCGTCGCGGTGCACCGGCTCACCGCGTTGGTGGTCCGTCACGAAGCCCGTAAGCCGCCCGGTGATGATCAGAAAGCCGCCCTGGACACGGCGGCCGGACTGCTGGACGCGCTCACCGAGCGTTTCCCCGGCGACCAGGTCGCACTGCGCCGTGATGAGCTGGACGAACTCGCCGCCCACCTCGACGCCGTACTCGGCCATACCGACGAGCCGTCGCCACTGCTGCTTGCCCAAGCCAATTGGATTGCCGGGCTGCTGGAGCAAGCCGGCGACCTGACCCGCGCCCTGCCCCTGTTCGAGCAAACGCTCGCCAATCGCGAGCGGCTGTTGGGAGCCGAGCACCCCGACACCCTGACCTCGCGGAACAACCTCGCCGGCGCCTACAAGTCGGCGGGACGCCTGAACGAAGCAATCGCCCTGTACGAGCAGACCCTCGCCGATCGCGAGCGGCTGTTGGGAGACGAACACCCGAGCACCCTGACCTCGCGAAACAACCTCGCCTACGCCTACAGGTCGGCGGGACGGCTGGACGAAGCAATCGCCCTGTACGAGCAGACCCTCGCCGTATGCGAGCGAGTGTTGGGAGCCGAACACCGGAACACCCTGACCTCGCGAAACAACCTCGCCGGCGCCTACAAGTCGGCGGGACGCCTGAACGAAGCAATCGCCCTGTACGAGCAGACCCTCGCCGATCGCGAGCGGGTGTTGGGAGCCGAGCACCCCGACACTCTGACCTCTCAAATCGACCTTGCCAGCGCCTACGTGTCGGCGGGACGCCTGAACGAGGCGCTCGCGCTGCACGAGCAGTCCCTCGCCGTATGCGAGCGGGTGTTGGGAGACGAACACCCGAGCACCCTGACCTCGCGAAACAACCTCGCCAGCGCCTACGAGTCGGCGGGACGCCTGAACGAGGCGCTCGCCCTGTTCGAGCAGACCCTCGCCGATCGCGAACGGCTGTTGGGAGACGAACACCCGAGCACCCTGACCTCGCGAAACAACCTCGCCGGCGCCTACGAGTCGGCGGGACGGCTGGTTGAGGCGATCGCTCTGTACGTGCAGACCCTCGCCGATCGCGAACGGCTGTTGGGAGACGAACACCCGAGCACCCTGACCTCGCGAAACAACCTCGCCTACGCCTACAGGTCGGCGGGACGGCTGGACGAAGCAATCGCCCTGCACCAGCAGACCCTTGCCGATCGCGAGCGGCTGTTGGGAACCGAGCACCCGGATACCCTGACCTCGCGGAACAACCTCGCCGACGCCTACAAGTCGGCGGGACGCCTGAACGAAGCAATCGCCCTGCACCAGCAGACCCTTCCCGGCCGGCCGTCGCAGAAGGCGCACTGA
- a CDS encoding effector-associated constant component EACC1 encodes MPDAPMQREFEVVIEPHTDEYSRDDNRWRAQVTTLRRDLQEQVDTVDRGRLVPGAKGTIDELIVGLGSAGAFTAMVECIRAWLGRDKSRRIEVRWDEDGVERFVTFQGSPWTPRRCERSLGRLRRE; translated from the coding sequence ATGCCGGATGCCCCCATGCAGCGCGAGTTCGAGGTGGTCATTGAGCCGCACACAGACGAATACAGCCGGGACGACAATCGGTGGCGGGCCCAGGTCACGACGCTGCGTCGCGACCTGCAGGAACAGGTGGACACGGTTGACCGCGGCCGGCTGGTACCGGGCGCGAAGGGGACGATCGACGAGCTGATTGTCGGTTTGGGCAGCGCTGGTGCGTTCACCGCGATGGTCGAGTGTATCCGCGCGTGGCTGGGACGCGACAAGAGTCGGCGCATCGAGGTGCGGTGGGACGAAGATGGGGTTGAGCGGTTCGTGACATTCCAGGGGTCGCCGTGGACTCCGAGACGGTGCGAGAGATCGCTCGGGCGGCTGCGGCGCGAATAG